From a single Pseudopipra pipra isolate bDixPip1 chromosome 7, bDixPip1.hap1, whole genome shotgun sequence genomic region:
- the LOC135417534 gene encoding uncharacterized protein LOC135417534 gives MVCEFTRCIWREETIAMGTGGMANSDLHNAETSAALLDLLVENGVSNPKKVPAFVRYIHRWLTSSVSPEHSLDKTLLDLAEAHPVDVVVTLLRSAPSCDRAAATMWRTIIFSSRTAQSVLEILALVLGSWPACSMCTPDGDETDVFALALSFWNWTLLTPTSPPGQLFIFPQHCISLPQALGWKPGLGAGSGAPGQVLFLCLPWPLPPALGPCHMDVSALSAVSSCFTFLQTNVALWTALQLPWCPRTVRECFPSLFVHLLFQVFFNAVHRLEEDDAFWRECQDQHSLPTNANRFAVLTIQALLCHLRCEGVVMALERKCGWDTLLNADTHHCAVGLLASTVCCLLELLSEEMCPWELPAMAFPVEVSLMASAASPSCLHLSAGKAQ, from the exons aTGGTTTGTGAATTCACCAGGTGCATTTGGAGGGAAGAGACCATTGCCATGGGCACTGGGGGCATGGCAAACTCTGACCTCCACAATGCTGAAaccagtgctgccctgctggatttgctCGTGGAAAATGGTGTCTCCAATCCCAAGAAA GTGCCAGCCTTCGTGAGGTACATCCACCGGTGGCTCACGTCCAGTGTGTCTCCTGAGCACAGTCTAGACAAGACTCTTCTGGATCTGGCCGAGGCACACCCCGTGGATGTGGTGGTGACTCTGCTGCGCTCTGCCCCATCATGTGACAG agctgctgcgaCCATGTGGAGGACGATCATCTTCTCAAGTCGGACTGCACAGTCGGTGCTCGAGATACTTGCCCTTGTCCTGGGAAGCTGGCCAGCCTGCAGCATGTGCACCCCTGATGGGGATGAAACagatgtctttgccctggctcTGAGTTTCTGGAACTGGACTTTGCTCACTCCCACATCGCCTCCAGGGCAGCTCTTCatcttcccccagcactgcatctccctgcctcaggCACTGGGCTGGAAACCTGGCttaggggcaggttcaggggcACCAGGCCAGGTGCTCTTCCTGTGTCTCCCCTGGCCTCTCCCTCCCGCGCTCGGGCCTTGCCACATGGATGTCTCAGCACTGAGCGCTGTCTCCAGCTGTTTCACTTTTTTGCAGACAAACGTGGCGCTGTGGACGGCCCTCCAGCTGCCCTGGTGCCCACGTACAGTGAGGGAGTGTTTCCCCAGCCTCTTTGTGCATCTGCTCTTCCAGGTGTTCTTCAACGCAGTGCATAGGCTGGAGGAGGACGACGCCTTCTGGAGGGAATGCCAGGACCAACACAGCCTTCCCACCAACGCCAACAG gtttgcagtgctgaCCATCCAAGCCCTGCTGTGCCATCTGCGGTGTGAGGGTGTGGTGATGGCACTGGAAcgcaagtgtggctgggacacGCTGCTCAACGCTGACACCCACCACTGcgcagtgggtctgctggccag CACTGTGTGctgcctcctggagctgctcagtgAAGAGATGTGTCCCTGGGAGCTCCCTGCCATGGCGTTCCCTGTGGAGGTGAGTCTGATGGCAAGCGCTGCCTCCCCGAGCTGTCTCCACCTCTCTGCAGGGAAAGCCCAGTGA